The DNA segment AAGCAGATGATGTTTCACTGCAAATATTGTCTAATCAAATGCAACAAAATCGAAGTGCAAATCAAGAAAAACGTTTAGAAAAAGCAATCGATACCAAGGGCAAAAAATTGAACGAAGTCATGGCAGCCGAAGATAATTTGAAAAACCAAAAAGAGCAAAATGACAACAGCAAACTTGAAAATCTTTCCTTGAAAGATCAAGTAAATTTCAGCACGCTGACTTTGCAAATTTACCAACGAGAAACCATCAAAGAAGAAATGGTTGCCAATGCAAAAACGTACAGGCAAAATTTCGGATCCAAAATTCTGGATGGCATAAAAACAGGTTGGTATGTTATCGAAGGAATTATTGCTGTTTTGGCACAACTCTGGTCTGTTATCTTGATTGGAATTGGAGGCTACTTTATATTCAAAAAATATTTTCATAAAGAAAACTAAATTAAAAACCCCGTCCAGCATAACTGGACGGGGTTTGTTTTTTTAGAATATAATTTCCAAATTATACGTGCAATGCCCTGTTCTCCGTAGCAGCCAATGCCGCTTCTTTTATCGCTTCCGAAAAAGTGGGATGCGCATGGCTCATTCTTGCAATATCTTCGGCAGATGCCTTGAATTCCATGGCGGTTACCGCTTCGGCAATCAAGTCGGCGCAACGGGCACCAATCATATGAACTCCTAAAACTTCGTCTGTTTTTTTATCGGCAAGAATTTTTACAAATCCATCCAAATCTCCACTCGCTCTTGCTCTCCCCAATGCTTTGAAAGGAAAACTGCCTGATTTGAACTCCACGCCGGAAGCCTTTAATTGCTCTTCGGTTTGACCAACAGCTGCCACTTCAGGCCAAGTGTACACCACTCCTGGAATCAGGTTGTAATTGATGTGTGGTTTTTGTCCCGCCAAGATTTCGGCAACCATCGTTCCTTCTTCTTCGGCTTTGTGTGCCAACATCGCTCCACGAACCACGTCACCAATGGCGTAAATATTCGGAACATTGGTTTGTAAATGATCGTTTACTTCCACCCTTCCCCTGTCCGTAATTTTAACTCCGGCTTTGTCGGCATTCAAACCGTCCGTATAAGGACGACGACCCACTGAAACCAGTGAATAATCGCCTTCGAGAGTAATCGTTTCCCCTTTGGCATTTTCGGCTTGAACCGTTACGGCATCTCCCTTTCTTTCCACGGATTTCACTTTGTGGGAAACGTAGAATTTCATTCCTTGTTTTTTCAAGACTTTGGTCAATTCTTTGGACAAGCCACCATCCATGCCCGGAATAATCCTGTCCATGAATTCCACTACCGAAACTTGTGCTCCCAAACGCAAATACACTTGTCCCAACTCGATTCCGATAACGCCGCCACCAATGATGACAAGGTGTTTTGGCACTTCTTTCAAAGCCAAAGCCTCGGTTGAAGTGATGATTCTTTCTTTGTCTATTTTGATGAAAGGCAACGAAGAAGGCTTGGAACCTGTTGCTATAATGATATTCTTGGCTTCGATGGTTTCCGAAGTTCCGTCCGCTTTGGCAATAGCCACGTGGGTAGCATCCACGAACGACCCCAAACCATTGAAAACCGTTACTTTATTTTTGTCCATCAAATAATTGATTCCTCCCGAAGTTTGATCCACAACAGCCTGTTTGCGGGCAATCATTTTCTCCAAATTCACTTTCACTTTGCCCGAAAGTTCGATTCCGTGATCGGCAAAATGGGCAATTTCGCTGTAATGATGGGAAGACGACAACAATGCTTTTGACGGAATACAACCCA comes from the Flavobacterium limnophilum genome and includes:
- the lpdA gene encoding dihydrolipoyl dehydrogenase → MSSFDVVIIGSGPGGYVSAIRCAQLGFKTAIIEKYSTLGGTCLNVGCIPSKALLSSSHHYSEIAHFADHGIELSGKVKVNLEKMIARKQAVVDQTSGGINYLMDKNKVTVFNGLGSFVDATHVAIAKADGTSETIEAKNIIIATGSKPSSLPFIKIDKERIITSTEALALKEVPKHLVIIGGGVIGIELGQVYLRLGAQVSVVEFMDRIIPGMDGGLSKELTKVLKKQGMKFYVSHKVKSVERKGDAVTVQAENAKGETITLEGDYSLVSVGRRPYTDGLNADKAGVKITDRGRVEVNDHLQTNVPNIYAIGDVVRGAMLAHKAEEEGTMVAEILAGQKPHINYNLIPGVVYTWPEVAAVGQTEEQLKASGVEFKSGSFPFKALGRARASGDLDGFVKILADKKTDEVLGVHMIGARCADLIAEAVTAMEFKASAEDIARMSHAHPTFSEAIKEAALAATENRALHV